In Solenopsis invicta isolate M01_SB chromosome 1, UNIL_Sinv_3.0, whole genome shotgun sequence, one genomic interval encodes:
- the LOC105197964 gene encoding uncharacterized protein LOC105197964 isoform X2: protein MNFVGDVYYKLNRRLLLLVGLWPYEHSIYKYCQMIFCNIIVIFTSICQITKLISEIKKSAISQNIEIMLKFLSPIVVFLIYLIKYETFCIVAKKIKYLMDHVEEDWNMLKDKRELEILERYTYIGSMCTMGLTIVGFVAVLICILLPFLPNILDFIAPLNVSRPQQLLFPGEYFVDQQKFFYAISLQINITMGLILLTLIGTETLYVTYVQHACGMFEVASYRMAQAFNAKLLQDYTCEKQAIIICKRIIEAIRIHKRALEFSEFLWSTLAISYSILLIIGITSLIINLFCLFQAILFIKAIDQIITLSLFTVGHIIYLFLGNYVGQILIDHSAGIFQNIYCTQWQGTPLQAQQLLRIIMQRSMKSCKMDVGGMFTPSLEGFAALMSTTLSYFTVLWSVHK, encoded by the exons ATGAACTTCGTCGGAGATGTTTACTATAAACTCAATCGACGTCTGTTGCTATTAGTTGGCTTATGGCCATATGAACattcaatttacaaatattgtcaaatgatattttgtaacattattgtaatattcaCGTCAATCTGTcag atTACGAAATTAAtaagtgaaattaaaaaaagtgcgatatcacaaaatattgaaatcatgCTAAAATTTCTCTCTCCTATTGTAGTTTTCTTAATCtatcttattaaatatgaaacattCTGTATTGTCGCTAAAAAG ATAAAATATCTTATGGATCACGTAGAAGAAGATTGGAATATGCttaaagataaaagagaatTAGAGATTTTAGAAAGATACACTTACATTGGAAGTATGTGCACTATGGGTTTGACAA tagTGGGTTTCGTAGctgtattaatttgtattttgttgCCATTTCTACCaaatattcttgattttattGCGCCACTGAATGTTTCACGTCCACAACAACTCCTATTTCCGGGGGAGTACTTTGTTGAtcagcaaaaatttttttatgcaatttcgTTGCAAATAAACATTACTATGGGCTTAATACTTCTCACTTTAATAGGTACTGAAACATTGTATGTAACTTATGTACAACATGCTTGCGGAATGTTTGAAGTTGCcag TTATCGAATGGCTCAAGCATTCAATGCCAAGCTTTTACAAGATTACACATGTGAAAAGCAAGCAATCATCATTTGCAAAAGGATAATCGAGGCTATACGTATTCACAAAAGAGCTCTTGA GTTTTCCGAATTCCTGTGGTCTACTCTGGCGATATCATATAGCATTCTTCTTATAATTGGTATTACATCtctaattattaatcttttctgC CTTTTtcaagcaattttatttataaaggcAATTGATCAAATCATAACATTAAGTCTGTTTACTGTGGgtcacattatttatttattcttgggtAACTATGTTGGCCAAATTTTAATAGATCATAGTGCCGGtatttttcaaaacat ATATTGTACACAGTGGCAAGGCACACCTTTGCAAGCACAACAATTATTGCGAATTATAATGCAAAGAAGTATGAAAAGTTGCAAGATGGATGTGGGTGGAATGTTTACTCCATCATTGGAAGGCTTTGCAGCG CTTATGAGCACCACTCTATCGTACTTTACAGTACTCTGGTCGGTACACAAATAA
- the LOC105197964 gene encoding uncharacterized protein LOC105197964 isoform X1: MNFVGDVYYKLNRRLLLLVGLWPYEHSIYKYCQMIFCNIIVIFTSICQITKLISEIKKSAISQNIEIMLKFLSPIVVFLIYLIKYETFCIVAKKIKYLMDHVEEDWNMLKDKRELEILERYTYIGSMCTMGLTSTETLYVTYVQHACGMFEVASYRMAQAFNAKLLQDYTCEKQAIIICKRIIEAIRIHKRALEFSEFLWSTLAISYSILLIIGITSLIINLFCLFQAILFIKAIDQIITLSLFTVGHIIYLFLGNYVGQILIDHSAGIFQNIYCTQWQGTPLQAQQLLRIIMQRSMKSCKMDVGGMFTPSLEGFAALMSTTLSYFTVLWSVHK, translated from the exons ATGAACTTCGTCGGAGATGTTTACTATAAACTCAATCGACGTCTGTTGCTATTAGTTGGCTTATGGCCATATGAACattcaatttacaaatattgtcaaatgatattttgtaacattattgtaatattcaCGTCAATCTGTcag atTACGAAATTAAtaagtgaaattaaaaaaagtgcgatatcacaaaatattgaaatcatgCTAAAATTTCTCTCTCCTATTGTAGTTTTCTTAATCtatcttattaaatatgaaacattCTGTATTGTCGCTAAAAAG ATAAAATATCTTATGGATCACGTAGAAGAAGATTGGAATATGCttaaagataaaagagaatTAGAGATTTTAGAAAGATACACTTACATTGGAAGTATGTGCACTATGGGTTTGACAA GTACTGAAACATTGTATGTAACTTATGTACAACATGCTTGCGGAATGTTTGAAGTTGCcag TTATCGAATGGCTCAAGCATTCAATGCCAAGCTTTTACAAGATTACACATGTGAAAAGCAAGCAATCATCATTTGCAAAAGGATAATCGAGGCTATACGTATTCACAAAAGAGCTCTTGA GTTTTCCGAATTCCTGTGGTCTACTCTGGCGATATCATATAGCATTCTTCTTATAATTGGTATTACATCtctaattattaatcttttctgC CTTTTtcaagcaattttatttataaaggcAATTGATCAAATCATAACATTAAGTCTGTTTACTGTGGgtcacattatttatttattcttgggtAACTATGTTGGCCAAATTTTAATAGATCATAGTGCCGGtatttttcaaaacat ATATTGTACACAGTGGCAAGGCACACCTTTGCAAGCACAACAATTATTGCGAATTATAATGCAAAGAAGTATGAAAAGTTGCAAGATGGATGTGGGTGGAATGTTTACTCCATCATTGGAAGGCTTTGCAGCG CTTATGAGCACCACTCTATCGTACTTTACAGTACTCTGGTCGGTACACAAATAA
- the LOC113003298 gene encoding uncharacterized protein LOC113003298 isoform X1 — MILTLRILSLVIPYCITICKCITFLLLPTSIKTLMEWIQNDWNTLEDVNELEIIKKYANFGRLCTITFSVFSYSCAFALLLSVYLPDILNFVMPQNFSRERNLLFDVEYFIDEQKYFYVIFYHLYISIIFGLTIVIATETLYVAYVNHACGMFKIASYRLYHAYDQNVLQISPFIKNAVIHTKVAAAIEMHKRALKFHDFLWSKLGLHYFFMISIGVVSLSINFFRIFQAIVVIKSAEELVLSGIFIAAHFIYIFCGNYAGQVFIDHSLGVHENICDSRWYRIPLRQQKLILLILHRSMHSCKLVTGGIFILSLEGFTSVIKNDHCEILSDFLHIFYTNVLLQLLAMSISYFTVISSIQH; from the exons ATGATACTTACGCTAAGAATATTATCACTAGTTATACCTTACTGCATTACTATTTGTAAATGTATCACTTTTTTACTTCTTCCTACGAGT ATAAAAACACTTATGGAATGGATCCAAAATGATTGGAATACTTTGGAAGATGTGAATGAgctcgaaataataaaaaaatatgcaaattttggACGACTCTGCACAATAACTTTTTCAg taTTTAGTTATTCATGCGCTTTCGCTTTACTATTATCCGTATATCTCCCTGATATTCTCAATTTCGTCATGCCGCAAAATTTTTCTCGCGAACGAAACCTTCTGTTCGATGTAGAATATTTCATCGATGAACAGAAATACTTCTacgttatattttatcatttatatatatcgATAATTTTCGGTTTGACTATAGTTATAGCTACGGAAACACTTTACGTAGCGTATGTTAACCATGCTTGTGGAATGTTTAAGATTGCTAG TTATCGATTGTATCATGCCTATGatcaaaatgttttacaaatctCTCCTTTCATAAAAAATGCAGTAATCCACACGAAAGTAGCCGCAGCAATAGAAATGCACAAGAGAGCTCTCAA gTTTCATGACTTTTTGTGGTCAAAACTAGgactacattatttttttatgatatcgATCGGAGTGGTATCGCTATCGATTAATTTCTTTCGT atttttcaagCAATTGTTGTAATAAAAAGTGCCGAAGAATTAGTATTGTCTGGTATATTCATTGCTGcccattttatttacatattttgcgGCAACTATGCCGGACAAGTTTTCATAGACCATAGTTTGGGGGTTCATGAAAATAT ATGTGATAGTCGATGGTACCGCATACCTTTACGACAGCAAAAATTAATTCTGCTTATTCTGCATCGTAGTATGCACAGTTGCAAACTGGTCACAGGTGGCATTTTTATTCTGTCATTAGAAGGATTTACATCGGTAATCAAAAACGATCATTGTGAAATATTAAGTGATTTCCTACACATTTTCTACACTAACGTTTTGTTACAGCTCCTCGCTATGTCGATATcttatttcacagtaatatcgTCTATCCAGCACTAA
- the LOC120359096 gene encoding uncharacterized protein LOC120359096 isoform X3: protein MEEFPEERYYGMNRVLLSTVGLWPDDHYKVRHFRFILLLLIVISLPSSQWIKLFTSEYNSDLLLKILSFNILLMLCPIKYITFYAVFKNIKEFRQRVQNNWGALKDNREIEIICKQGSYGKFFTIFIATFVLILSVVYICTQYVSIVLDIITPLNVSRPRQLLIITEYFIDHEKYFYIISIYLAIAIIVIVTCFIATESFSVINALHAFGLFKIASYRMKHLLSGITPHMCLTKKYIISHNKIIAAVDFHRRAIDKFWTSLFNLICAGCAFGKHQFT from the exons ATGGAAGAATTTCCCGAAGAGCGGTATTATGGAATGAATCGCGTTCTTTTATCAACAGTTGGTCTATGGCCAGACGACCATTACAAAGTCAGACACTTTCGTTTTATATTATTGCTATTGATAGTTATATCATTACCTAGTTCACAG TGGATAAAGTTGTTTACCTCAGAATACAATTCTgatcttcttttaaaaatattatctttcaatattcttttaatgTTATGTCCTATaaagtatattacattttatgctgttttcaaaaat ATTAAAGAATTTCGGCAACGTGTTCAAAATAACTGGGGAGCTTTGAAAGATAATCGAGAAATCGAGATTATATGTAAACAGGGAAGCtatggaaaattttttacaatatttattgcaa CGTTTGTACTTATCTTAAGCGTAGTCTACATTTGTACCCAATATGTATCAATTGTACTCGATATTATAACACCTTTAAATGTATCTCGCCCGCGTCAACTTCTAAttattacagaatattttatcgatcatgagaaatatttttatatcatatctaTATATTTAGCTATTGCGATAATCGTTATAGTAACTTGTTTTATAGCTACTGAATCGTTTTCAGTAATTAATGCATTACACGCTTTCGGGTTATTTAAAATTGCTAG TTATCGTATGAAACATTTGTTAAGCGGAATTACTCCACATATGTGtctaactaaaaaatatatcatatcacataacaaaataattgCTGCGGTGGATTTTCATAGAAGAGCAATTGA
- the LOC113003298 gene encoding uncharacterized protein LOC113003298 isoform X2: protein MILTLRILSLVIPYCITICKCITFLLLPTSIKTLMEWIQNDWNTLEDVNELEIIKKYANFGRLCTITFSVFSYSCAFALLLSVYLPDILNFVMPQNFSRERNLLFDVEYFIDEQKYFYVIFYHLYISIIFGLTIVIATETLYVAYVNHACGMFKIASYRLYHAYDQNVLQISPFIKNAVIHTKVAAAIEMHKRALKFHDFLWSKLGLHYFFMISIGVVSLSINFFRIFQAIVVIKSAEELVLSGIFIAAHFIYIFCGNYAGQVFIDHSLGVHENICDSRWYRIPLRQQKLILLILHRSMHSCKLVTGGIFILSLEGFTSLLAMSISYFTVISSIQH, encoded by the exons ATGATACTTACGCTAAGAATATTATCACTAGTTATACCTTACTGCATTACTATTTGTAAATGTATCACTTTTTTACTTCTTCCTACGAGT ATAAAAACACTTATGGAATGGATCCAAAATGATTGGAATACTTTGGAAGATGTGAATGAgctcgaaataataaaaaaatatgcaaattttggACGACTCTGCACAATAACTTTTTCAg taTTTAGTTATTCATGCGCTTTCGCTTTACTATTATCCGTATATCTCCCTGATATTCTCAATTTCGTCATGCCGCAAAATTTTTCTCGCGAACGAAACCTTCTGTTCGATGTAGAATATTTCATCGATGAACAGAAATACTTCTacgttatattttatcatttatatatatcgATAATTTTCGGTTTGACTATAGTTATAGCTACGGAAACACTTTACGTAGCGTATGTTAACCATGCTTGTGGAATGTTTAAGATTGCTAG TTATCGATTGTATCATGCCTATGatcaaaatgttttacaaatctCTCCTTTCATAAAAAATGCAGTAATCCACACGAAAGTAGCCGCAGCAATAGAAATGCACAAGAGAGCTCTCAA gTTTCATGACTTTTTGTGGTCAAAACTAGgactacattatttttttatgatatcgATCGGAGTGGTATCGCTATCGATTAATTTCTTTCGT atttttcaagCAATTGTTGTAATAAAAAGTGCCGAAGAATTAGTATTGTCTGGTATATTCATTGCTGcccattttatttacatattttgcgGCAACTATGCCGGACAAGTTTTCATAGACCATAGTTTGGGGGTTCATGAAAATAT ATGTGATAGTCGATGGTACCGCATACCTTTACGACAGCAAAAATTAATTCTGCTTATTCTGCATCGTAGTATGCACAGTTGCAAACTGGTCACAGGTGGCATTTTTATTCTGTCATTAGAAGGATTTACATCG CTCCTCGCTATGTCGATATcttatttcacagtaatatcgTCTATCCAGCACTAA